In Terriglobales bacterium, the following proteins share a genomic window:
- a CDS encoding thymidylate kinase has product MKPALQRDSSMLITFSGLDGSGKSTQIEGLRAALGLLGYRSTLRAFWDHVVVGARWREGFVHKVYRSERGVGEPGKPVARRDKNVRHWYLTLARHLLYLLDAVHLDFVVARERRRGNALVMDRYIYDELANLPLANRATQLFVRAVHAFVPRPDIAYLLDADPDAAVARKPEYPVEFMRHCRAAYFELARQLGNLTVIPPLPLDKAREAVLRELLAELLHKERRGRAIRYTQAA; this is encoded by the coding sequence GTGAAACCTGCGCTTCAGCGCGATTCTTCCATGCTCATCACCTTTTCCGGCCTCGATGGTTCGGGTAAGAGCACGCAGATTGAAGGCCTGCGCGCCGCACTGGGCCTGCTGGGATATCGTTCAACGTTGCGCGCCTTTTGGGACCACGTGGTAGTGGGCGCGCGCTGGCGGGAGGGCTTTGTTCACAAGGTCTATCGAAGCGAGCGTGGTGTGGGCGAGCCGGGGAAGCCGGTGGCGCGGCGCGACAAGAACGTTCGCCACTGGTACCTGACGCTGGCGCGGCACCTGCTGTATCTGCTCGATGCTGTTCACCTGGATTTCGTGGTCGCGCGTGAGCGCCGCCGCGGCAACGCGCTGGTGATGGACCGCTACATCTACGACGAGCTCGCCAACCTGCCGCTTGCTAACCGCGCCACGCAGCTCTTTGTGCGGGCCGTGCACGCGTTCGTACCGCGGCCCGACATCGCGTACCTGCTCGACGCCGATCCCGACGCGGCGGTGGCACGCAAGCCGGAGTATCCGGTGGAGTTCATGCGCCACTGCCGGGCGGCGTACTTCGAACTGGCGCGGCAGCTGGGAAACCTGACCGTGATCCCGCCGCTACCCCTGGACAAGGCGAGGGAAGCGGTGCTGCGGGAGCTGCTGGCGGAGTTGTTGCACAAGGAACGACGCGGCAGGGCGATCAGGTACACCCAGGCGGCGTGA
- a CDS encoding type II toxin-antitoxin system VapC family toxin, with the protein MLDTNAAIAALGDDAALLRELERSSEWLLPSVVLGELFYGAYGSTRVRSNLSRISDFVGLCTVVAVDQDTALFYGRLRTELRFAGRPIPSNDAWIASLCRQHSVPLLSRDRHFDVVEGLQVVNW; encoded by the coding sequence GTGCTCGACACGAACGCGGCAATCGCCGCACTGGGTGACGACGCCGCTCTGCTCCGCGAGTTGGAACGATCTTCGGAGTGGCTGCTGCCAAGCGTCGTTCTGGGTGAACTGTTTTACGGCGCCTACGGGTCCACGCGGGTGCGGAGCAATCTCAGCCGCATCTCCGACTTTGTTGGACTCTGTACCGTGGTTGCGGTTGACCAGGACACAGCCCTGTTCTACGGCCGGCTGCGAACCGAGCTAAGGTTTGCCGGCCGCCCGATTCCCTCCAACGACGCATGGATAGCTTCCTTATGCCGCCAGCATTCGGTTCCGCTGCTCTCACGCGATCGTCACTTTGACGTGGTCGAGGGTCTGCAGGTCGTGAATTGGTAG